From Deltaproteobacteria bacterium, one genomic window encodes:
- the mtnP gene encoding S-methyl-5'-thioadenosine phosphorylase, protein MARIGIIGGSGLYQMDGIQNLNEIEVETPFGRPSDALMAGVLNGRELVFLARHGRGHRYLPTEVPYRANIWAMKAAGVDRIFAISAVGSMKEEIHPGHMVVPRQFIDLTRHRKSTFFGDGCVAHVSYGHPVDEGMARHLVVAARELGLTVHDGGTYVCMEGPQFSSRAESMLYRSWGVDVIGMTNATEAKLAREAELGYATLALSTDYDCWKDEEVTADAVVAVLLQNARNAQSVIRKVLERMKPDEPCAAHGALKTAIVTGRDAIPPETRRRLEPLIGKYLG, encoded by the coding sequence ATGGCACGCATCGGCATCATCGGCGGCTCCGGCCTCTACCAGATGGATGGAATCCAGAACCTGAACGAGATCGAGGTGGAGACGCCCTTTGGCCGCCCGAGCGACGCGCTCATGGCCGGGGTGCTGAACGGCCGCGAACTGGTGTTTCTCGCCCGGCATGGACGCGGGCATCGCTATCTCCCCACGGAAGTTCCCTACCGGGCGAACATCTGGGCGATGAAGGCGGCCGGCGTAGACCGGATTTTCGCCATCTCGGCCGTGGGTTCCATGAAGGAGGAGATCCACCCCGGCCACATGGTCGTGCCCCGGCAGTTCATTGATCTCACCAGACACCGCAAAAGCACCTTCTTCGGTGACGGCTGCGTGGCGCACGTGAGCTACGGCCATCCGGTTGACGAGGGGATGGCCCGGCATCTGGTCGTGGCGGCCCGTGAACTCGGGCTCACCGTTCATGATGGCGGCACGTATGTCTGCATGGAGGGGCCGCAGTTCTCCAGCCGGGCCGAATCGATGCTCTACCGCTCTTGGGGCGTGGATGTGATCGGCATGACGAACGCGACCGAGGCAAAGCTCGCCCGCGAGGCCGAGCTGGGCTACGCGACGCTGGCACTCTCGACCGACTACGACTGCTGGAAGGACGAGGAAGTGACTGCGGATGCGGTGGTGGCGGTCCTGCTCCAGAATGCCAGGAACGCGCAGTCGGTGATTCGCAAGGTCCTGGAGCGGATGAAACCGGACGAGCCCTGTGCGGCCCACGGCGCGCTCAAGACGGCCATCGTCACCGGCCGCGACGCGATCCCGCCGGAAACCCGCCGCCGGCTGGAGCCGCTGATCGGGAAATACCTGGGCTGA